Proteins co-encoded in one Leucobacter exalbidus genomic window:
- a CDS encoding IclR family transcriptional regulator domain-containing protein encodes MNKPVTSRSAEPASADFVQSLARGLAVIKAFDSDHPELSLSEVARRSEMPAAAARRFLRTLETLGYVYATGRSFMLAPRVLELGFSYLSALSLPEVMQPHLERLSAEVGESVSAAVLSGSDIVYVARVPARRIMSVRISIGTRFPAYATSMGRVLLAFASDQDTLDALVAEPPRQLTDRTLTRTDELLAEFAQVRDRGWALNDGELEEGLRSIAVPIRGRDGRVVAAVNISTSATRDSVEHLMEHHLPLALAAAADIEVDLRLL; translated from the coding sequence GTGAATAAACCTGTAACGAGTCGGTCGGCGGAGCCTGCGTCGGCCGACTTCGTGCAGTCCCTCGCGCGCGGCCTCGCCGTCATTAAAGCGTTCGACAGCGACCACCCCGAGCTTAGCCTCAGCGAGGTGGCCCGTCGCAGTGAGATGCCTGCCGCCGCCGCGCGCCGCTTCCTGCGCACCCTCGAAACTCTCGGCTATGTCTACGCGACGGGTCGCAGCTTCATGCTGGCCCCCCGCGTGCTCGAACTCGGATTCAGTTACCTTTCGGCGCTCAGCCTGCCCGAGGTGATGCAGCCGCACCTCGAACGGCTGTCGGCCGAGGTAGGGGAGTCGGTCTCTGCAGCCGTGCTCTCGGGCAGCGACATCGTCTACGTTGCCCGCGTGCCCGCGCGGCGCATCATGAGCGTGCGCATCAGCATCGGCACGCGATTTCCTGCGTACGCGACCAGCATGGGGCGTGTGCTGCTCGCTTTTGCGTCGGACCAAGACACACTCGATGCCCTCGTCGCCGAGCCCCCGCGACAGCTCACCGACCGCACCCTCACTCGCACCGACGAGTTGCTCGCCGAGTTCGCGCAGGTGCGCGACCGGGGCTGGGCACTCAATGATGGTGAACTCGAAGAGGGCCTCAGATCTATCGCCGTGCCTATTCGGGGGCGTGACGGGCGGGTGGTTGCCGCGGTAAACATTTCGACGAGCGCGACGCGCGACTCGGTCGAACACCTCATGGAGCACCACCTTCCGCTCGCGCTCGCCGCCGCCGCCGACATTGAGGTTGATCTGCGCCTGCTGTAG
- a CDS encoding IS5 family transposase (programmed frameshift), translated as MSRFQLLNDDQWNLISGSLPGPTGRQGRPYADARTMVEGIIYRYRCGIAWRDLPAAFGPWQTVWRWHRRMAADGTWDALLGQLMAEADAAGMVDWSISVDSTIARAHQHATNVTRLKKGTSNYKNLLTEPLDHAVGRSRGGLSTKIHQLVDGNGLPLVTVCTAGQDGDSPMLLPLLEILRVERTGPGRPRTRPDAVRGDKAYSSRAIRAHLRERSIEAVIPEPRDQIGHRKRRGSQGGRPPKLDAENYRGRNVIERRFCHVKQWRGIATRYDKLSLTYRAAVLLHAVIAWTQHLRDMP; from the exons GTGTCAAGATTCCAGCTCCTCAACGATGACCAGTGGAACCTGATTTCGGGATCGCTTCCTGGCCCGACTGGTCGACAAGGGCGCCCCTATGCCGATGCCCGCACCATGGTCGAGGGCATCATTTATCGCTACCGGTGCGGCATTGCTTGGCGTGATCTTCCTGCCGCGTTCGGACCTTGGCAGACAGTGTGGCGGTGGCATCGCCGCATGGCCGCAGACGGCACCTGGGATGCCCTCCTTGGCCAATTGATGGCGGAGGCAGATGCTGCCGGAATGGTTGATTGGTCGATTTCGGTGGACTCCACGATCGCTCGCGCGCATCAGCACGCAACGAACGTGACGCGCCTAAAAAAGGGA ACATCGAATTACAAGAATCTGCTGACCGAGCCGCTTGATCATGCGGTGGGTCGTTCTCGCGGCGGCCTCTCGACTAAAATTCATCAGCTCGTAGACGGCAACGGGTTGCCGCTGGTGACTGTCTGCACGGCCGGGCAAGACGGCGATTCGCCGATGTTATTGCCGCTGCTTGAGATTCTGCGTGTGGAACGAACCGGGCCTGGCAGGCCGCGCACTCGCCCGGACGCGGTCCGCGGCGACAAGGCATACTCGTCTCGCGCAATTCGCGCCCATCTACGCGAGCGCAGCATTGAGGCGGTCATCCCTGAACCGAGAGACCAGATCGGGCATCGCAAACGCCGCGGAAGTCAGGGCGGTCGCCCACCCAAACTCGACGCCGAGAACTATCGAGGACGTAACGTGATCGAGCGACGGTTCTGCCACGTGAAACAGTGGCGAGGCATCGCAACCCGGTACGACAAACTGTCGTTGACGTACCGGGCAGCAGTGTTACTTCACGCGGTCATCGCCTGGACACAACATTTACGAGACATGCCCTAG
- a CDS encoding 3-oxoacid CoA-transferase subunit B has protein sequence MTTRISRQDLAARIAADIPEGSIVNLGIGAPTLVANYLPEDEEIILHTENGMLGMGEAPAAGSVDPDLINAGKQAVTAALGAAYFHHADSFGMMRGGHLDVCVLGAFQVAETGDLANWSTGAPGAIPAVGGAMDLAIGAKNVYVMTDLLTKQGDSKLVAACTYPLTGAGCVSRVYTDHAVFDVTPDGFSVRELFGENTVASLNELTGLALADGTGA, from the coding sequence ATGACCACTCGAATCAGCCGACAAGACCTCGCAGCCCGCATCGCCGCAGATATTCCCGAGGGCTCCATCGTCAACCTGGGCATCGGCGCCCCCACGCTGGTCGCGAACTACCTACCCGAAGACGAAGAGATTATTCTTCACACCGAAAACGGGATGCTCGGCATGGGCGAGGCACCCGCGGCGGGCAGCGTCGATCCCGATCTGATTAACGCAGGCAAGCAGGCCGTGACCGCGGCCCTCGGTGCCGCATATTTTCATCACGCAGACTCATTCGGCATGATGCGCGGTGGCCACCTCGACGTGTGCGTGCTGGGCGCGTTTCAGGTCGCCGAGACTGGCGACCTTGCGAACTGGTCGACGGGCGCACCCGGCGCGATTCCCGCGGTGGGTGGCGCGATGGACCTCGCGATTGGCGCGAAGAACGTGTACGTCATGACCGACCTGCTCACGAAGCAGGGTGACTCGAAGCTCGTCGCGGCCTGCACCTACCCGCTCACGGGGGCCGGATGCGTGTCGCGCGTCTACACCGACCACGCCGTGTTCGACGTCACGCCCGATGGCTTCTCGGTGCGCGAACTCTTCGGCGAAAACACGGTCGCCTCGCTGAATGAGCTGACCGGTCTCGCCCTCGCCGACGGCACCGGCGCATGA
- a CDS encoding 3-oxoacid CoA-transferase subunit A: MIDKIVPSVEAAVAGITDGSTVMIGGFGRAGQPVELIDALIEQGASDLTIVNNNAGNGDVGLAALLAKRRVKKIICSFPRQSDSWVFDGLYRDGDIELELVPQGNLAERIRAAGAGIGAFYTPTGVGTELAAGKETREIDGRVYALEYPIRADFALISALQADRWGNLVYRETARNFGPIMASAAKTTIVQVDQTVELGAINPEHVVTPGIYVDRVVAIGERPWLRNGEFVGGVDLEGNKLAADPAAKSTAGEAA; the protein is encoded by the coding sequence TTGATAGACAAGATCGTGCCATCGGTTGAAGCGGCGGTGGCAGGAATCACCGACGGTTCAACGGTGATGATTGGTGGGTTTGGCCGCGCAGGCCAGCCCGTAGAGTTGATCGACGCCCTCATCGAGCAGGGGGCGAGCGACCTCACCATCGTGAACAATAACGCCGGCAACGGCGACGTTGGGCTCGCGGCATTGCTCGCGAAGCGACGGGTCAAGAAGATCATCTGCTCATTTCCGCGACAGAGCGACTCGTGGGTGTTCGACGGCCTGTACCGTGACGGCGATATCGAGCTCGAACTCGTGCCGCAGGGCAATCTCGCCGAGCGCATCAGAGCCGCTGGCGCAGGCATCGGTGCCTTCTATACACCCACGGGAGTGGGTACCGAACTTGCCGCGGGTAAAGAGACGCGCGAGATCGACGGCCGCGTGTACGCCCTCGAATACCCGATCCGGGCAGACTTTGCGCTGATCAGCGCGCTGCAGGCAGACCGATGGGGCAACCTCGTCTATCGTGAAACCGCACGTAACTTTGGCCCCATCATGGCCTCGGCTGCGAAAACCACCATCGTGCAGGTGGATCAGACAGTAGAACTCGGCGCGATCAACCCCGAGCACGTCGTCACCCCGGGCATCTACGTCGACCGCGTGGTCGCTATCGGCGAGCGGCCCTGGCTGCGCAACGGTGAGTTCGTTGGCGGCGTCGATCTCGAAGGCAACAAACTGGCCGCCGATCCGGCAGCAAAATCGACCGCAGGGGAGGCAGCATAA
- a CDS encoding PoNe immunity protein domain-containing protein: MRNVPEDHAYFDYAIAEIVASINEIRGDIAARETPDALADFLDWDEHLTFSLNQFSAMYSRGYEPEQLRPVLLTAIEAGDRAAHAAAYIDRAAYQTRTDIADYRTFLWLLSLAVSMGVTDEQFAAAQRASAPVHGDRLIDSLIVWRDAEHPVSQKLLFPKSTRVLTETFIVENPVAAVARHLNSWGDVWRRDEVLIPSNSGSPNPKFYGYWAFEVLGVQTIMGLDSSLFEQYSVYPAAMPTHVPEPQLPVIWATSQANPAADLDQLAVFPIDWEVSEVVEQVEKLLRDRGLRGSFSPIEEEAYDYELMGPREDELEGHFVTIGRMNFALQPYDWVLAPVDQGGDDHAVGAMPRYRLTEFETPMDAQGFPSFETPVVQWGEGDTFTRF, from the coding sequence ATGCGCAACGTTCCCGAAGACCATGCCTACTTCGACTACGCAATCGCCGAAATCGTGGCGTCGATCAACGAGATCCGGGGCGATATTGCGGCCCGCGAGACCCCCGACGCGCTCGCCGATTTTCTTGATTGGGACGAGCATCTCACCTTCAGCCTGAACCAGTTCAGCGCCATGTACTCCCGCGGCTACGAGCCCGAGCAGCTGCGGCCGGTGCTCTTGACCGCGATCGAGGCGGGCGACCGGGCCGCCCACGCCGCGGCTTACATCGACCGCGCGGCGTACCAGACCCGCACCGATATCGCCGACTATCGCACGTTCTTGTGGCTGTTGTCGCTCGCGGTTTCGATGGGTGTGACCGACGAGCAGTTTGCGGCTGCCCAGCGCGCCTCAGCCCCCGTGCACGGCGACCGCCTCATCGATTCGCTGATCGTGTGGCGCGACGCCGAGCACCCGGTGAGCCAGAAGCTGCTGTTTCCGAAGTCCACGCGCGTGCTCACCGAGACGTTTATTGTCGAGAATCCGGTGGCTGCGGTGGCGCGGCACCTCAATTCTTGGGGCGACGTCTGGAGGCGCGACGAGGTGCTGATCCCCTCAAATTCCGGATCGCCGAACCCCAAGTTCTATGGGTATTGGGCCTTCGAAGTGCTCGGTGTTCAGACCATCATGGGGCTCGACTCTTCGCTGTTCGAGCAGTATTCGGTGTATCCGGCGGCGATGCCCACGCATGTGCCCGAGCCGCAGCTGCCCGTGATCTGGGCGACCTCGCAGGCGAACCCCGCGGCCGATCTTGACCAGCTGGCGGTCTTTCCCATCGACTGGGAGGTCAGCGAAGTCGTGGAGCAGGTTGAGAAACTGCTGCGTGATCGCGGGCTACGCGGGTCCTTCTCTCCCATCGAGGAAGAAGCGTACGACTACGAGCTGATGGGGCCGCGTGAGGACGAACTCGAGGGGCATTTTGTCACGATCGGCCGCATGAACTTCGCGCTGCAGCCGTACGACTGGGTGCTCGCTCCGGTAGACCAGGGCGGCGACGACCACGCGGTCGGTGCGATGCCGCGTTACCGGCTCACAGAGTTTGAGACGCCGATGGACGCTCAGGGGTTTCCGTCGTTCGAGACGCCGGTTGTGCAGTGGGGCGAGGGCGACACCTTCACCAGGTTCTGA
- a CDS encoding NAD(P)/FAD-dependent oxidoreductase: MRQQKRIAIIGAGPSGMAALRAFAAAELQGDTNPEIICYEKQDDWGGQWNFSWRTGTDHYGEPVHSSMYRNLWSNGPKEALEFAEYTFDDHFGRPISSYPPREVLWDYINGRAMQSGVKARVRFAHAVRWVDYSEEAAQFTVTVDNLRTKETVRETFDEVIVATGHFAFPNVPNFTGIETFPGEVIHAHEFRGAERLKDKRVLLIGGSYSAEDIGVQAHKMGAQQVTMSYRSQPQGFAWPEGMQEVPEIVGFDGQTATFVDGQVREFDTVILCTGYLHHYPFLSRELHIESPNNLYPEGLYRGVVWQNNPGLCYLGAQDQWFTFNMFDAQAWYVRDLILGRAELPSAEARAEHARAWLERFEAAQTVAQQVQFQADYIRDLIDATDYPSFDLDEVVRIFLAWKADKQANILTYRDCTYPSVITGTMAVRHHTDWLDEFDDSIERYLETPKPQVTQ; the protein is encoded by the coding sequence GTGCGACAGCAAAAGAGAATTGCGATTATCGGAGCGGGGCCCAGCGGTATGGCGGCCCTGCGAGCATTCGCGGCAGCGGAGCTCCAGGGCGACACGAACCCTGAAATCATTTGCTACGAGAAGCAAGACGACTGGGGCGGCCAGTGGAACTTCTCGTGGCGCACTGGCACTGATCACTACGGTGAGCCGGTGCACTCAAGCATGTACCGAAACCTCTGGTCGAACGGGCCCAAAGAGGCGCTCGAGTTCGCCGAGTACACCTTCGACGATCACTTCGGCCGGCCCATCTCGTCCTACCCTCCACGCGAGGTGCTGTGGGACTACATCAACGGCCGGGCAATGCAGTCGGGTGTGAAGGCTCGCGTACGGTTCGCTCACGCGGTGCGCTGGGTGGATTACAGCGAAGAAGCAGCGCAGTTCACGGTGACCGTGGACAACCTGCGTACCAAAGAAACGGTACGCGAGACGTTCGATGAGGTCATCGTCGCCACCGGTCACTTCGCGTTCCCCAATGTTCCTAACTTCACCGGCATCGAGACATTCCCCGGCGAAGTGATTCATGCCCACGAATTTCGTGGTGCTGAGCGGCTGAAAGACAAACGCGTCTTACTGATCGGTGGCTCCTATTCGGCCGAAGACATCGGCGTGCAAGCTCACAAGATGGGTGCGCAGCAGGTCACCATGAGCTACCGCTCGCAGCCACAGGGCTTTGCCTGGCCCGAGGGCATGCAAGAGGTGCCTGAAATCGTCGGCTTTGACGGTCAGACAGCAACGTTCGTAGACGGACAGGTTCGCGAATTCGACACGGTGATCTTGTGCACCGGGTACCTGCATCACTACCCGTTTTTGTCACGGGAGTTGCACATTGAATCGCCCAATAATCTGTACCCCGAGGGACTGTATCGCGGCGTTGTGTGGCAAAACAACCCGGGTCTGTGCTACTTGGGCGCGCAAGACCAGTGGTTTACCTTCAACATGTTTGACGCGCAGGCGTGGTACGTGCGCGACCTGATTCTGGGACGTGCAGAGCTGCCGAGTGCTGAGGCGCGGGCAGAGCATGCGCGGGCATGGCTCGAACGCTTCGAGGCGGCCCAAACGGTCGCGCAGCAGGTGCAGTTCCAGGCCGACTACATTCGCGACCTCATCGACGCCACCGACTACCCGTCATTCGACCTCGACGAGGTGGTGCGCATCTTCCTGGCGTGGAAGGCAGATAAGCAGGCGAATATTCTCACCTACCGCGACTGCACGTACCCCTCGGTGATCACGGGCACGATGGCGGTGCGCCACCACACCGACTGGCTTGACGAGTTCGATGACTCAATCGAACGCTACCTGGAAACACCCAAGCCGCAGGTCACACAGTAG
- a CDS encoding sigma-70 family RNA polymerase sigma factor, producing MMVEMVIDGIDIPEDGELADPADDALARAGQGDRQAFGRFYDLLSARVFGLILRVLVDRSQSEEVLQEVFLEAWQSAANFNPERGHARSWVLTIAHRRAVDRVRAVHAERRRDVVAGAKELATSPPGVEEEVELIVDGSTAVHGLNELPEPQRQAIVLAYFGGYSQREVAVLVGAPLGTVKARIRDGLTKLRAVLEATR from the coding sequence ATGATGGTGGAGATGGTAATCGATGGGATTGATATACCGGAGGACGGCGAACTCGCTGACCCTGCCGATGATGCCCTTGCGCGTGCCGGGCAGGGAGACAGGCAGGCATTCGGGCGGTTCTATGATCTGCTCTCTGCCCGCGTCTTTGGCCTGATTCTTCGTGTGCTCGTCGATCGCTCGCAGAGCGAAGAAGTCCTGCAAGAGGTGTTTCTCGAGGCGTGGCAGTCGGCCGCAAACTTCAACCCCGAGCGCGGGCACGCACGATCATGGGTGCTAACAATTGCGCATCGCCGGGCAGTCGACCGGGTGCGCGCGGTGCACGCAGAGCGGCGACGTGATGTAGTCGCAGGAGCCAAAGAACTGGCCACATCCCCACCGGGAGTCGAAGAAGAAGTGGAACTCATCGTGGATGGTTCAACCGCCGTTCACGGGCTCAATGAGCTTCCTGAACCCCAGCGCCAAGCGATCGTACTGGCATACTTCGGCGGCTACAGCCAACGCGAAGTGGCGGTGCTCGTGGGAGCGCCGCTGGGCACCGTAAAAGCCCGTATTCGAGACGGACTCACCAAACTGCGAGCTGTATTGGAGGCCACGAGATGA
- a CDS encoding thiolase family protein, with protein MTTTYIYDAVRTPFGRAGGALSTVRPDDLAAVVMRAAVDRTGVDPARIEDVIFGDANQAGEDNRNVARFGALLAGFPTTVTGVTVNRLCASSVEAVIQGSRAIGSGDADLILAGGVESMSRAPFVVEKAAKPWQAVGNQTMWNTSIGWRMTNRALPVHWTVSNGEAAEQTAREWGITREAQDQFAVRSHKLAAEAWAAGHYDAEIVQVPGAELARDEGIRDGSTVEKLATLKPLFAADGSVTAGNSSSINDGASAVLLGREGVLDAEPLARVTGRAAHGVDPNQFPTAPIEAANKALARAGKTWADVDFVELNEAFASQSLACLKGWPDLDLAKLNPHGGALAIGHPLGASGGRIIGHAAHELKRRGGGVAVVAICIGVGQGLAIVLER; from the coding sequence ATGACCACCACCTATATCTATGACGCTGTGCGCACCCCGTTCGGTCGGGCCGGCGGAGCGCTCTCGACCGTACGCCCCGACGACCTCGCTGCCGTAGTTATGCGTGCAGCCGTAGACCGCACTGGTGTCGACCCGGCCCGCATCGAAGACGTGATCTTCGGCGATGCAAACCAGGCGGGCGAAGACAACCGCAACGTGGCACGCTTCGGTGCGCTGCTCGCCGGGTTTCCCACCACGGTGACCGGCGTCACCGTCAACCGACTGTGCGCCTCGTCGGTTGAGGCAGTGATTCAGGGGTCGCGGGCGATTGGATCGGGTGACGCAGACCTGATTCTCGCGGGCGGCGTCGAGTCAATGAGTCGCGCACCCTTCGTGGTCGAGAAGGCGGCGAAGCCGTGGCAGGCCGTTGGCAACCAGACGATGTGGAACACCTCGATCGGATGGCGCATGACCAACCGCGCGCTGCCCGTCCACTGGACTGTCTCGAACGGCGAGGCTGCCGAGCAGACTGCGCGCGAGTGGGGCATCACCCGCGAGGCGCAAGATCAGTTTGCCGTACGTTCGCACAAGCTCGCCGCCGAGGCGTGGGCTGCGGGGCACTATGATGCCGAGATCGTGCAGGTGCCTGGCGCCGAGCTGGCGCGCGACGAGGGCATTCGCGACGGGTCGACCGTTGAGAAGCTCGCGACCCTGAAACCGCTGTTCGCCGCCGACGGCAGCGTCACTGCGGGCAACTCGTCATCGATTAACGACGGTGCTTCGGCCGTGCTGCTCGGGCGCGAGGGGGTGCTCGACGCCGAACCGCTCGCGCGCGTCACCGGTCGCGCAGCACACGGCGTCGACCCCAACCAGTTTCCGACCGCCCCCATCGAGGCGGCCAACAAGGCGCTCGCGCGCGCGGGCAAGACCTGGGCCGACGTCGACTTTGTCGAACTGAACGAGGCGTTCGCGTCACAGTCACTCGCTTGTCTCAAGGGCTGGCCCGACCTCGACCTGGCGAAGCTCAACCCGCACGGTGGCGCTCTCGCCATCGGGCACCCGCTCGGTGCTTCGGGTGGCCGCATCATTGGCCACGCTGCGCACGAGCTGAAGCGCCGCGGGGGCGGTGTCGCCGTCGTCGCGATCTGCATCGGCGTGGGCCAGGGCCTCGCTATCGTGCTTGAGCGGTAG
- a CDS encoding cryptochrome/photolyase family protein — protein MTTLVWFRDDLRIADHPALAAGCEDPEGIVALYLLDEESEGIRPLGGAARWWLHESLTRLSAVLAERGIPLILRRGTAAQVVPQVVAESGAGRVLWNRRYGAERHHDAELKQRLRADGVEAHSFRGGLLFEPGQITTRTGDLYRVYSPFWRACLAAPAPAKPLPEPAHGQAAAAQPASDDLADWELRRGAARWCGEIAGRWDVGEAAAVAQLRSFLRDRAATYEAKRDTPSIDAGSGLSPYLRWGEISPRTVWHVALESGANVGKFLSELGWREFAAHTAFAHSDLHLRGLDRRFDAFPWREEQDYAEDLTAWQRGQTGFPLVDAGMQELWRTGIMHNRVRMVVASFLTKNLLIDWRVGEAWFWDTLVDADAASNPFNWQWVAGCGVDSAPYFRVFNPSTQLAKFDPERRYADQWAPESLLHPEIVDLRATRVRALAGYDVVRHAPPA, from the coding sequence ATGACAACGCTCGTGTGGTTTCGAGATGACCTCAGAATTGCCGACCACCCCGCGCTCGCCGCGGGGTGCGAGGACCCCGAGGGCATCGTGGCGCTGTACCTGCTTGATGAGGAATCTGAGGGGATCAGGCCCCTGGGTGGCGCCGCGCGCTGGTGGCTGCACGAGTCACTCACCCGGCTGAGCGCGGTGCTCGCTGAGCGGGGCATTCCGTTGATTCTGCGCCGGGGTACCGCTGCCCAGGTGGTGCCACAGGTCGTGGCCGAGAGCGGCGCGGGGCGGGTGCTGTGGAACAGGCGCTACGGAGCTGAACGCCACCACGATGCTGAGCTGAAGCAGCGGCTGCGCGCTGACGGCGTCGAGGCGCACTCGTTTCGGGGTGGGCTGCTCTTCGAGCCAGGTCAGATCACCACCCGCACGGGCGATCTCTACCGCGTGTATTCGCCGTTTTGGCGCGCCTGCCTCGCGGCCCCGGCGCCCGCCAAGCCGCTGCCCGAACCTGCCCACGGGCAAGCCGCCGCCGCGCAACCCGCGAGCGATGATCTTGCCGACTGGGAGCTGCGGCGCGGGGCGGCCCGCTGGTGCGGCGAGATTGCCGGGCGCTGGGACGTGGGGGAGGCGGCCGCGGTTGCGCAGCTGCGCAGCTTTCTGCGCGACCGGGCCGCCACCTACGAGGCCAAGCGAGACACCCCCTCAATCGATGCCGGATCAGGCCTCTCTCCCTATCTGCGCTGGGGCGAGATCAGCCCCCGCACGGTTTGGCACGTTGCGCTTGAATCGGGTGCCAACGTCGGCAAGTTTCTGTCTGAACTGGGGTGGCGTGAGTTCGCCGCGCACACCGCGTTCGCACACTCAGACCTGCACCTGCGCGGGCTTGATCGCCGCTTCGACGCGTTCCCGTGGCGTGAGGAGCAGGACTACGCGGAAGACCTCACTGCGTGGCAGCGCGGCCAGACCGGGTTCCCGCTCGTTGATGCGGGCATGCAAGAACTGTGGCGTACCGGCATCATGCACAACCGTGTGCGCATGGTCGTGGCATCGTTCCTCACCAAGAACCTGCTGATCGACTGGCGCGTGGGCGAGGCGTGGTTCTGGGACACCCTCGTTGATGCCGACGCGGCGAGCAACCCGTTTAACTGGCAGTGGGTGGCCGGCTGCGGCGTCGATTCAGCACCGTACTTTCGGGTGTTCAACCCGAGCACGCAGCTTGCGAAGTTTGATCCGGAACGAAGGTATGCCGATCAGTGGGCTCCCGAGAGCCTGTTGCACCCAGAAATCGTGGACCTGCGCGCGACCCGCGTGCGCGCGCTTGCGGGGTACGACGTAGTGCGGCACGCGCCGCCTGCGTAA
- a CDS encoding anti-sigma factor → MNETEFRELSAARALHALSPEEEQQFSAAWATHPEWTHIVDADRETAAALGELTEEVEPPAPLRASILDAIMSASQDLPAGETKAPAVPVAPDVAGVPGAPAAESAHAGGSEDADVAAVQGSNKKRRAGWFALAASAAVLLALTLTPAIRASLTPVDPVAVALEQVAAAPDLSTVSAAFDGQGRATLHWSEAEQSTVFLAEGLPELSADHDFELWIVRDGEPISRGVVKADHARDTAAIVEGFEPGDVVAVTIEDRGGSPDGLPTTDPILAVDSA, encoded by the coding sequence ATGAACGAAACAGAGTTCCGTGAGCTCTCTGCGGCGCGTGCGCTCCACGCCCTCTCACCCGAAGAAGAACAGCAGTTCTCTGCGGCCTGGGCGACGCACCCCGAGTGGACCCACATCGTTGACGCTGACCGCGAAACCGCGGCGGCATTGGGCGAACTGACCGAAGAGGTCGAACCGCCCGCGCCACTTCGTGCTTCCATTCTCGACGCGATCATGAGTGCCTCGCAGGACCTGCCCGCCGGTGAAACCAAAGCGCCTGCTGTGCCTGTTGCGCCTGATGTGGCTGGCGTGCCTGGCGCGCCCGCTGCTGAATCGGCGCACGCGGGCGGTTCCGAGGACGCAGACGTCGCAGCGGTTCAAGGTTCCAACAAGAAGCGACGAGCCGGGTGGTTTGCGCTCGCCGCCTCGGCGGCGGTGCTGCTGGCGCTGACGTTAACGCCCGCGATACGTGCATCTCTGACGCCTGTTGATCCGGTCGCCGTCGCGCTCGAGCAGGTTGCCGCAGCCCCAGACCTCAGCACCGTTTCGGCGGCGTTTGATGGGCAGGGGCGCGCGACGCTGCACTGGTCTGAGGCCGAACAGAGCACCGTGTTCTTGGCTGAGGGGCTGCCCGAGCTGTCTGCCGACCACGATTTCGAGCTCTGGATCGTGCGTGACGGTGAGCCGATCTCACGCGGCGTCGTCAAGGCTGATCACGCCAGGGATACCGCAGCGATCGTTGAAGGGTTCGAGCCCGGCGACGTCGTGGCCGTGACGATTGAGGATCGCGGCGGTTCGCCCGACGGTCTGCCCACGACCGACCCCATTCTCGCGGTTGATTCAGCGTAG
- a CDS encoding TIGR01777 family oxidoreductase: protein MNSRIVISGASGLIGRAFTDSLRSDGIDVIWLVRRPAENPTEVEWHPGAHELDPGVLDGASAVVNLNGASIGKLPWTKSYRETLLRSRVLPTRTLATALRALGPGAPMFLSASAVGIYGSQPGLTLTEASNPGDTFLAQLTARWEREALEAGPEVPVALLRTASILHPQAVLKPLIPLARFGLLGPLGSGRQIWPWISLEDEVRAIRHILQHRITGPVNLTGPEPASATTIGRHLARRMHRPFLVPAPAWALRLGLGRTAADSLLLADARVQPRVLTKTGFSFTHATAAGAIDAALTDR from the coding sequence ATGAATAGCAGAATCGTCATATCTGGCGCTAGCGGCCTCATTGGCCGCGCGTTCACCGATTCACTTCGTAGCGACGGCATCGATGTCATCTGGCTCGTCAGGCGACCAGCCGAAAACCCGACCGAGGTGGAGTGGCACCCCGGGGCACACGAGCTAGACCCCGGGGTGCTCGACGGAGCCTCTGCCGTGGTGAACCTCAATGGCGCAAGCATCGGCAAGCTGCCCTGGACAAAGAGCTACCGTGAGACCCTGCTGCGTTCGCGCGTTCTGCCCACCCGCACACTCGCCACGGCACTGCGCGCACTGGGCCCGGGCGCCCCGATGTTCCTGTCGGCCTCTGCCGTGGGAATCTACGGTAGCCAGCCTGGCCTGACGCTCACCGAAGCGAGCAACCCGGGCGACACATTTCTCGCTCAACTCACTGCTCGGTGGGAGCGCGAAGCGCTCGAGGCGGGGCCCGAAGTGCCCGTCGCGCTGCTGCGCACAGCCTCCATTTTGCACCCGCAGGCAGTGCTCAAACCGCTCATTCCGCTCGCCCGGTTTGGCCTGCTGGGGCCGCTGGGCTCAGGCCGCCAGATCTGGCCGTGGATCTCGCTCGAGGACGAGGTGCGCGCAATTCGCCACATTCTTCAGCACCGGATCACGGGCCCCGTGAATCTCACGGGCCCCGAGCCCGCGAGCGCAACCACCATCGGCCGCCACCTGGCCCGGCGCATGCATCGCCCGTTTCTGGTGCCCGCCCCCGCCTGGGCGCTGCGGCTGGGGCTCGGCCGCACCGCGGCCGACTCGCTGCTGCTCGCCGATGCCCGGGTGCAGCCTAGGGTGCTCACCAAAACGGGCTTCAGCTTCACCCACGCCACAGCGGCGGGCGCAATCGACGCGGCGCTCACAGACCGGTAA